In [Clostridium] cellulosi, one genomic interval encodes:
- the ytjP gene encoding putative dipeptidase YtjP (High confidence in function and specificity) — protein sequence MKNIGSQIQKYKEELLEDVIRLVNIKSCREEAKEGMPFGEGPAKALEFCLNLAESMGFKVKNVGGRAGHIEYGEGEKLVGVLAHCDVVPAGDGWTKDPFCAERVGNRIYGRGTMDDKGPAISAIYCLKALKDLNIKPNKRIRVIIGASEEQGMEDMEYYFAHEEMPDLAFSPDSEYPICNCEKGILHIEFKTPKNDGSVLSFKSGTAANIVPVQAKAQININDKNAVEKAAADFKDKKCRFEFADDGSNLAISCFGKAAHASTPEEGINAAGEAVILLCRALGDKAGTLINFLNEKVAEDIYGERLGIKYRDKQSGGLTLNLGIVDIDETSSKAVIDIRYPVTADGGDIFAKIKDTAEKYGVTANLLSDSKPLYVKEDSELITKLKSAYKTVTGEEAALYSTGGGTYARELKNGVAFGAGMKPLSYYNIHGADEFLEIDDFMKHCEICLQAIYELSCD from the coding sequence ATGAAAAATATCGGCAGCCAAATTCAAAAATATAAGGAAGAGTTGCTGGAGGACGTCATTCGCTTAGTCAACATTAAAAGCTGCAGAGAGGAAGCAAAGGAGGGCATGCCCTTCGGCGAGGGGCCAGCAAAGGCGCTCGAGTTCTGCCTTAATCTCGCAGAGAGCATGGGATTCAAGGTTAAGAATGTCGGGGGGCGTGCCGGGCACATCGAATACGGGGAAGGCGAAAAACTTGTCGGTGTGCTTGCGCACTGCGACGTTGTTCCCGCGGGGGACGGCTGGACAAAGGATCCTTTCTGTGCGGAACGGGTTGGAAACCGTATCTACGGCAGAGGCACAATGGACGACAAAGGGCCGGCTATCTCCGCAATCTATTGCCTTAAAGCCCTGAAAGACCTCAACATAAAGCCGAATAAGCGTATCCGCGTCATCATCGGTGCTTCTGAAGAACAGGGCATGGAAGATATGGAATACTACTTCGCCCATGAGGAAATGCCGGATCTTGCCTTTTCCCCTGACAGCGAATACCCGATCTGCAACTGCGAAAAAGGTATTCTTCATATAGAATTTAAAACGCCGAAAAACGACGGCAGCGTACTCAGCTTTAAATCCGGTACGGCAGCCAACATCGTACCTGTTCAGGCGAAGGCACAGATAAATATAAATGACAAAAACGCTGTTGAGAAAGCCGCGGCGGATTTTAAAGATAAAAAGTGCCGTTTTGAGTTTGCGGATGACGGCAGCAATCTGGCTATATCCTGCTTTGGAAAGGCCGCTCACGCGTCGACGCCTGAAGAAGGCATAAACGCCGCCGGGGAAGCAGTTATTCTCCTCTGCCGCGCCCTCGGTGACAAAGCAGGAACGCTTATTAACTTCCTGAATGAAAAAGTGGCAGAAGATATATACGGAGAACGCCTCGGTATAAAATACAGAGACAAACAGTCCGGAGGACTCACGCTGAATCTCGGCATAGTTGACATTGACGAAACCAGCTCAAAGGCTGTAATCGACATACGGTATCCAGTTACAGCCGACGGCGGCGATATTTTCGCCAAAATCAAAGACACCGCCGAAAAGTACGGCGTCACAGCAAACCTCTTATCCGACAGCAAGCCCCTCTATGTCAAAGAGGACAGCGAGCTGATAACTAAACTGAAATCCGCATATAAGACCGTTACCGGAGAGGAAGCGGCGCTCTATTCAACCGGCGGAGGCACATATGCCCGCGAGCTCAAGAACGGTGTGGCTTTCGGCGCCGGCATGAAGCCGCTCTCCTACTACAACATCCACGGTGCGGACGAATTCCTCGAAATCGACGATTTTATGAAACACTGTGAAATTTGCCTGCAGGCAATCTACGAGCTGTCCTGCGACTGA
- a CDS encoding periplasmic solute binding protein (High confidence in function and specificity), with protein sequence MLRRPAAVILCLLIFIGFTGCNNQKKPQTTGKIVTSVTFNAMKEFVYAVGKDKVEIATLIPDGIEPHDFEPKARDIAQIADSSVFVYNGLSMESWVDQAIASADNKNLIVVEASKGAAPIKASESDSDSDYKQYDPHLWISIKGAEIEAKNIKDALIKASPKDKEYFEKNYSDFISQLESIYSEYSEKFKTLTNKNFVTGHAAFAYLCRDFGLNQKSVEDVFAEGEPSAKKLAELADYCKKFNVKTVFTENMVSPSVSKTLADQVGAKVETIYTFESNEDNLSYIDRMKYNLSKIYGSMK encoded by the coding sequence GTGCTGAGAAGACCGGCGGCTGTAATCCTGTGCCTGCTTATATTCATAGGCTTTACCGGCTGCAATAATCAGAAAAAACCGCAAACCACCGGGAAAATTGTCACTTCAGTTACCTTCAACGCCATGAAGGAATTTGTTTACGCAGTCGGCAAGGATAAGGTTGAGATTGCAACGCTTATACCGGACGGGATTGAGCCGCACGATTTTGAGCCTAAGGCGCGGGATATCGCACAGATTGCCGACTCCAGCGTGTTTGTTTACAACGGGCTTTCAATGGAATCATGGGTGGATCAGGCTATCGCTTCCGCCGACAACAAGAACCTTATTGTTGTTGAGGCGTCAAAGGGAGCGGCACCAATCAAAGCTTCGGAAAGCGACAGCGACAGCGATTATAAGCAATATGACCCTCACCTTTGGATAAGCATTAAGGGCGCGGAGATTGAGGCAAAAAACATTAAGGACGCTCTCATTAAAGCCTCCCCGAAAGACAAGGAATATTTTGAAAAAAACTATTCCGATTTCATCTCACAGCTCGAATCCATCTATTCCGAATACAGTGAAAAATTCAAGACACTGACGAATAAAAACTTTGTGACCGGCCACGCCGCTTTCGCTTATCTGTGCCGAGATTTTGGGCTTAATCAGAAAAGTGTTGAGGACGTCTTTGCCGAGGGCGAACCCAGCGCAAAGAAACTTGCCGAGCTTGCCGATTACTGCAAGAAGTTCAATGTGAAAACGGTGTTTACTGAAAATATGGTCAGCCCATCGGTTTCTAAAACACTGGCTGATCAAGTGGGCGCCAAGGTCGAGACTATTTATACCTTCGAAAGCAATGAGGACAATCTGTCCTATATTGACCGCATGAAATACAATCTGTCAAAAATCTACGGCAGCATGAAGTAA
- a CDS encoding C_GCAxxG_C_C family protein (High confidence in function and specificity) has product MKNHQERAVSLFNEGYNCAQAVFAAFCDETRMDFDTAVKLSSSFGGGMGRLREVCGAVSGMFMAAGLLYGYNDPKDTEAKKQHYTLIQKLAAKFKEKNGSIVCRELLGLDHKHDGPAPEARTVAYYKKRPCAEYVRCAAEILDELIAEKENT; this is encoded by the coding sequence TTGAAAAATCATCAGGAACGGGCGGTATCGCTTTTCAACGAGGGCTACAACTGCGCACAGGCCGTTTTTGCAGCCTTTTGTGACGAGACAAGGATGGACTTTGACACCGCCGTTAAGCTCTCATCATCATTCGGTGGCGGCATGGGAAGGCTCCGTGAAGTCTGCGGCGCCGTATCCGGCATGTTCATGGCGGCGGGACTTCTGTATGGGTATAACGACCCGAAAGATACAGAAGCAAAGAAACAGCACTATACGCTCATACAAAAGCTCGCGGCAAAATTCAAGGAGAAAAACGGCTCGATAGTCTGCCGCGAACTCTTAGGGCTTGACCATAAGCACGACGGCCCGGCGCCAGAGGCGCGGACTGTGGCATATTATAAAAAACGCCCCTGCGCCGAGTATGTAAGGTGTGCAGCCGAGATACTGGACGAGTTAATTGCGGAAAAAGAAAATACATAA
- the yhdF gene encoding putative oxidoreductase YhdF (High confidence in function and specificity), translating to MSGNECTYWGQQHNLPNKFPPQHQDDQPGNQQQMNPAPITENPAYRASGRLSGKVAVISGGDSGIGQAVASAFAKEGADIVVAFYNEAADAEQTQKMVQAAGRRCELVQCDLKSESEAQKVVNAAMSTMGHIDVLVNNIAVQFPQNSLSDITAQQLEITFATNVFGYFFLTKAALPHLKAGASIINTTSVTAYKGSPTLIDYSATKGAIVSFTRSLALSLAKNGIRVNAVAPGPVWTPLIPSSFSAQEVAKFGQDVPLGRAAQPFEIAPAYVYLASDDSAYVSGQVIHVNGGEITES from the coding sequence ATGTCTGGTAATGAGTGTACTTACTGGGGGCAGCAGCATAATCTGCCCAATAAATTCCCTCCGCAGCACCAAGATGACCAGCCCGGAAACCAACAGCAGATGAACCCTGCTCCCATAACCGAAAACCCCGCGTATCGGGCATCGGGCCGGCTCAGCGGCAAGGTCGCAGTAATAAGCGGCGGCGACAGCGGCATAGGTCAGGCGGTGGCGTCAGCCTTTGCAAAAGAGGGCGCGGACATCGTAGTGGCTTTTTACAACGAGGCCGCGGACGCTGAGCAGACGCAGAAAATGGTGCAGGCGGCGGGCAGGCGGTGTGAGCTTGTGCAGTGCGATTTAAAATCCGAGTCGGAAGCGCAGAAGGTTGTCAACGCCGCCATGTCGACAATGGGGCATATTGATGTTTTGGTCAACAATATAGCCGTCCAGTTCCCGCAGAACAGCCTCAGCGACATTACCGCCCAGCAGCTTGAAATTACATTTGCGACCAACGTCTTTGGGTACTTTTTTCTCACCAAAGCCGCTCTGCCGCATCTCAAGGCCGGCGCTTCAATCATAAATACAACCTCAGTTACGGCCTATAAGGGCAGCCCGACGCTGATTGACTATTCAGCCACGAAGGGGGCGATTGTTTCGTTTACGCGCTCGCTTGCCCTTTCGCTTGCAAAGAACGGCATAAGGGTCAATGCGGTTGCGCCCGGCCCGGTCTGGACTCCGCTGATTCCCTCAAGCTTTTCGGCACAGGAGGTTGCTAAGTTCGGTCAGGACGTACCGCTGGGGCGCGCCGCCCAGCCGTTTGAGATTGCGCCTGCCTATGTCTATCTTGCCAGCGACGACTCCGCCTATGTATCGGGACAGGTCATTCATGTCAACGGCGGCGAAATCACAGAATCATAG
- a CDS encoding putative ABC transporter ATP-binding protein TM_0352 (High confidence in function and specificity): MGSLISMDEVYKIYNPGINEVRALDGVTLRIEKGEFIAIVGHSGSGKSTLMNIMGCLDTPTSGTYELSGEKVGNLKESRLSEIRNRIIGFVFQNFNLIPSLSAIENVELPLLYKGMRKEMRHRVAAEALERVGLKDRMNHRPYELSGGQQQRVAVARAIAAKPPIILADEPTGNLDSKSGKEVLELLKELNAEGRTVVLITHDMSIAEQAGRIIRICDGRIIGSDAEQKTGT; this comes from the coding sequence ATGGGAAGTCTGATTTCGATGGATGAGGTATATAAGATTTACAACCCGGGTATAAACGAGGTACGGGCGCTTGACGGGGTAACCTTGAGGATTGAAAAGGGCGAATTTATAGCCATTGTAGGGCATTCCGGCTCTGGAAAATCAACGCTGATGAATATTATGGGCTGCCTCGATACTCCGACCAGCGGCACCTATGAGCTTTCGGGCGAAAAGGTAGGAAACCTTAAGGAATCAAGGCTTTCAGAGATACGAAACCGTATTATAGGGTTTGTTTTTCAGAATTTCAACCTTATCCCGTCACTGTCGGCAATCGAAAATGTTGAGCTGCCGCTGCTCTATAAGGGTATGCGCAAAGAAATGCGCCACCGGGTAGCCGCAGAGGCCCTTGAACGGGTAGGGCTAAAAGACCGCATGAATCACCGGCCCTATGAGCTTTCGGGAGGGCAGCAGCAGCGCGTGGCAGTGGCGCGTGCAATAGCGGCAAAGCCGCCTATTATACTGGCTGACGAGCCGACGGGCAACCTTGATTCCAAATCGGGCAAGGAAGTGCTGGAGCTGCTGAAAGAACTAAACGCCGAGGGCAGAACGGTTGTACTCATCACCCATGACATGTCGATAGCTGAACAGGCAGGCCGCATTATCAGAATCTGCGACGGAAGGATAATTGGCAGCGACGCCGAACAAAAAACCGGAACATAA
- the tal gene encoding putative transaldolase (High confidence in function and specificity), giving the protein MKLFIDTANIDEIRAANDLGVICGVTTNPSLIAKEGRDFKEVVTEITSIVDGPISAEVISLDAQGMVAEARELAKIHKNIVIKIPMCAEGLKAVKILTAEGIKTNVTLIFSASQALLAAKAGATYVSPFLGRIDDISWEGADLIADIVDIFNVQGIETEIIAASIRSPLHVVQVAKLGADIATIPYKVIMQMIEHPLTKIGIERFLKDWEKVPKK; this is encoded by the coding sequence ATGAAACTGTTTATTGATACCGCTAACATCGATGAGATACGTGCGGCTAATGACTTGGGTGTAATCTGCGGCGTTACAACCAACCCGTCACTTATCGCAAAAGAAGGCCGCGATTTCAAAGAGGTTGTCACAGAGATCACATCAATTGTTGACGGCCCGATTTCTGCTGAGGTTATTTCCCTTGATGCACAGGGAATGGTAGCAGAAGCAAGAGAACTTGCCAAGATTCATAAGAATATTGTTATAAAGATCCCGATGTGCGCGGAGGGCCTCAAAGCTGTCAAAATCTTGACTGCAGAAGGCATTAAGACCAATGTAACACTTATTTTCTCCGCGTCTCAGGCTCTGCTCGCTGCAAAGGCCGGCGCGACATATGTCAGCCCGTTCCTCGGCAGAATTGACGACATCTCCTGGGAAGGTGCGGATCTCATCGCCGATATCGTTGATATCTTCAACGTCCAGGGCATTGAGACAGAGATCATTGCCGCCAGCATCCGTTCACCGCTTCATGTTGTTCAGGTTGCAAAGCTCGGCGCTGACATTGCCACAATTCCTTACAAGGTCATTATGCAGATGATTGAACATCCGCTGACCAAGATTGGCATTGAGCGCTTCTTGAAGGACTGGGAAAAGGTCCCGAAGAAATAA
- a CDS encoding MTA/SAH nucleosidase (High confidence in function and specificity), producing the protein MARFGIISAMPVELEWFIKEYNAKELNINGFYKVYEGKEGSNEIFMACSGIGKVNAAVCTQKLVDAFNVDYIVNMGIAGGISKKLRTLDVVIGSEVIYHDFNPDSLLEKYFPNTRVFKCDERLIKTAEKVCKESAVVDNYYVGCIASGDCFVEKSETKEYIESLGGICCEMEGAAIGHTAHINNVPFLIIRTISDLADENASISYEEFERRAAEQSNRIVSGILKGLS; encoded by the coding sequence ATGGCGCGTTTCGGAATTATATCGGCGATGCCGGTGGAGCTTGAGTGGTTTATAAAAGAATATAACGCAAAAGAGCTTAACATAAACGGGTTTTATAAAGTATATGAAGGCAAAGAGGGCAGCAACGAGATTTTCATGGCCTGCAGCGGAATTGGAAAGGTAAATGCGGCGGTATGCACGCAAAAGCTTGTCGATGCCTTCAACGTCGACTATATTGTCAATATGGGCATAGCGGGCGGCATCTCGAAAAAGCTCCGTACGCTGGACGTTGTCATCGGCAGCGAGGTCATATATCACGATTTTAACCCGGACAGCCTTCTGGAGAAATATTTTCCCAACACCCGAGTTTTTAAGTGCGATGAACGGCTTATAAAGACAGCCGAAAAGGTCTGCAAAGAATCGGCGGTAGTCGACAACTATTATGTCGGATGTATCGCTTCCGGCGACTGCTTTGTAGAAAAAAGCGAAACGAAGGAGTATATTGAGAGCCTCGGCGGCATATGCTGTGAGATGGAGGGTGCCGCGATTGGGCATACTGCCCATATAAACAATGTGCCGTTTCTGATAATACGCACCATATCAGACCTTGCGGACGAAAACGCCTCGATAAGTTATGAAGAATTTGAGCGCAGGGCGGCAGAACAATCCAACCGCATTGTGAGCGGTATATTAAAAGGACTTTCTTAA
- a CDS encoding ParA/MinD-like ATPase (High confidence in function and specificity), whose amino-acid sequence MSNCEGCPSKGKCSTEKQGGCSVEKLNQFSSIKNTIAVMSGKGGVGKSSVTVLVARELARRGLKVGILDADITGPSIPRLTGIPAGSRCRQSEMGIMPVKTKEGIPVISLNFFLENEEDPVIWRGPILSSAVKQFWTDVFWGELDCLIIDMPPGTGDVVLTVMQSLPLSGAVVVSTPHDLASMVVGKSVNMAKKLNIEIIGLVENMAYIKCPDCGKEIRMFDEKPLRDFLERENLKLLGSLPMLPQIAGLSQGEGNLDDETSAVMQKIGDQIAEKLKK is encoded by the coding sequence ATGTCTAATTGTGAAGGCTGCCCGTCAAAGGGCAAATGCAGCACCGAAAAACAAGGCGGCTGCAGCGTGGAAAAGTTAAACCAGTTCAGTTCCATAAAGAACACCATCGCCGTTATGAGCGGCAAAGGCGGCGTCGGCAAATCCAGCGTCACCGTGCTCGTCGCCCGCGAACTTGCAAGAAGAGGTTTGAAAGTCGGCATACTCGACGCCGATATAACAGGCCCCAGCATACCCCGGTTGACCGGTATCCCCGCAGGAAGCCGCTGTAGGCAGAGTGAAATGGGTATTATGCCTGTAAAAACAAAAGAAGGAATCCCCGTCATTTCACTGAACTTTTTCCTTGAAAACGAGGAAGATCCTGTTATCTGGCGTGGGCCGATACTCTCCAGCGCGGTAAAACAGTTCTGGACGGACGTGTTCTGGGGCGAGCTCGACTGCCTTATTATCGATATGCCGCCGGGAACAGGCGACGTTGTGCTGACCGTAATGCAGTCACTGCCGCTGTCAGGCGCCGTCGTAGTCTCAACCCCTCACGACCTTGCTTCAATGGTAGTGGGCAAATCGGTCAACATGGCAAAGAAATTGAATATCGAGATTATCGGGCTGGTCGAGAACATGGCCTATATCAAATGCCCCGACTGCGGCAAAGAGATAAGGATGTTCGACGAAAAACCGCTGAGAGATTTCCTTGAAAGAGAAAACCTCAAACTGCTCGGTTCCCTTCCTATGCTGCCGCAGATTGCTGGCCTTTCACAGGGAGAGGGCAATCTTGACGACGAAACCAGCGCCGTCATGCAAAAAATCGGCGACCAGATCGCTGAAAAGCTCAAAAAGTAA
- the murG gene encoding UDP-N-acetylglucosamine-N-acetylmuramyl-(pentapeptide) pyrophosphoryl-undecaprenol N-acetylglucosamine transferase (High confidence in function and specificity) yields the protein MKTIVMTGGGTAGHITPNIALIPKLRNAGFNIHYIGLRGGMEESLIKQQGIEFHGINGGKLRRYFDIKNFTDLFRIGAGFFESVSLLGKIKPDIVFSKGGFVSTPVVWAASFRHIPVIAHESDLSIGLANKLSLPFTQKVCYTFPETGAQIPKGKGVFTGLPIRDTLLHGDAKRGRSLCGFGGDKPVLMATGGSQGAQFINNMLRDCLDDLLPEFYICHICGKGNLDPALEGKEGYCQFEYVTDDLKDLFAMADIVVSRAGATSIFELLALKKPNLLIPYGLAASRGDQILNAKSFQKQGYSEVLSQEDATKEKFLSLIKSIYENRSYYIDKMEKSTIKNGLESVFKIICETAGVKVG from the coding sequence ATGAAAACGATAGTAATGACCGGCGGGGGCACAGCCGGGCACATAACGCCGAATATTGCGCTCATACCGAAGCTCAGGAATGCTGGATTCAATATCCACTATATCGGCCTGCGCGGAGGTATGGAGGAATCCCTGATAAAACAACAGGGCATAGAGTTTCACGGAATAAACGGCGGAAAGTTAAGGCGCTATTTTGATATTAAGAATTTTACTGACCTTTTCAGAATCGGCGCGGGTTTTTTCGAGTCGGTTTCGCTCCTCGGGAAGATAAAACCGGATATTGTTTTTTCAAAAGGCGGTTTTGTATCAACCCCTGTCGTTTGGGCGGCGTCATTCCGCCATATTCCGGTTATCGCCCATGAGTCGGACCTCTCGATAGGGCTTGCCAACAAGCTCTCGCTGCCTTTTACTCAAAAAGTCTGCTATACCTTTCCCGAAACAGGCGCCCAGATACCAAAGGGAAAAGGTGTTTTCACCGGGCTGCCGATACGCGATACGCTGCTGCATGGAGACGCAAAGCGCGGGCGCAGCCTCTGTGGCTTCGGCGGCGACAAGCCGGTATTGATGGCTACAGGCGGCAGTCAGGGCGCGCAGTTTATCAACAATATGCTCCGTGATTGCTTGGATGATTTGCTGCCGGAGTTCTATATCTGCCATATCTGCGGCAAGGGCAATTTGGACCCTGCGCTCGAGGGCAAGGAAGGCTATTGCCAATTTGAATATGTGACCGACGACCTTAAAGACCTGTTCGCTATGGCGGACATCGTCGTTTCACGCGCCGGGGCGACGAGCATATTTGAGCTGCTGGCGCTCAAAAAGCCCAATCTGCTGATACCTTACGGGCTTGCTGCAAGCCGCGGCGACCAGATACTAAACGCCAAGTCGTTCCAGAAGCAAGGGTACAGCGAGGTCCTAAGCCAAGAGGACGCGACAAAAGAAAAATTCCTGTCCCTTATAAAGTCCATCTATGAGAACCGCTCGTATTATATAGATAAAATGGAGAAAAGCACAATTAAGAACGGCCTTGAAAGCGTTTTCAAAATTATCTGCGAAACCGCTGGAGTAAAAGTAGGCTGA
- a CDS encoding FAD dependent oxidoreductase (High confidence in function and specificity), whose translation MLKNYDYAIVGGGIGGLMCAYRIKENKPSASVLLIEKGADISQRHCPIIEKKATRCIKCPSCAIMEGLAGAGAFSDGKYIISCEYGGWLPDFLPEETVLDYIEQADRILVSFGATTERFTPDDELKKKCLQYDLHMQQATVKHLGTDANLDTMIRMSNHIREGCDILCNTEVYDVNIKTHTLSMRNRKGEESSVRADRIVFAVGRSGSAFFSEWCRKNNIPLTNNQVDIGVRVELPAIIWEDFSKKIYEPKIWYRSHGYGDITRMFCFNERGSVVTENTCGVLTVNGHAFRDESKKTQNSNFALLSTIRFTSPFREPISYARHVASLANLISGGTVLVQRLGDLELGRRTDEKRLRQSTTRPTLDAVAGDLSLCMPKRQLDNIIETLHALDKVAPGTANSDTLLYGVECKYYSARPENNDFELAGCEGIYAIGDGAGFTRSLSQASANGLYVADKISK comes from the coding sequence ATGCTTAAAAATTACGATTACGCTATTGTCGGCGGAGGTATAGGCGGACTTATGTGCGCCTACCGCATAAAGGAAAATAAGCCGTCAGCGTCAGTTTTACTTATAGAAAAAGGGGCCGATATTTCCCAGCGCCACTGCCCGATAATTGAAAAGAAAGCGACGCGGTGCATAAAATGCCCGTCCTGCGCGATAATGGAGGGCCTTGCCGGTGCGGGGGCTTTTTCCGACGGGAAATATATAATATCCTGTGAATACGGCGGCTGGCTGCCGGATTTTCTCCCCGAGGAAACTGTGCTCGATTATATTGAGCAGGCGGACCGCATACTCGTGTCCTTTGGGGCGACAACGGAGCGCTTTACCCCTGACGATGAGCTGAAGAAAAAATGTCTCCAGTACGACCTTCATATGCAGCAGGCAACAGTAAAACATCTCGGAACGGACGCCAACCTCGATACAATGATTCGCATGTCGAACCATATAAGAGAGGGTTGTGACATCCTTTGCAATACCGAGGTCTATGACGTCAACATTAAAACCCACACGCTGAGCATGAGAAACAGAAAAGGCGAGGAAAGCAGTGTGCGCGCTGACCGCATAGTTTTCGCAGTCGGGCGCTCAGGCAGTGCCTTTTTCAGCGAATGGTGCCGCAAAAACAACATACCGCTCACAAACAATCAGGTTGACATCGGCGTGCGCGTCGAGCTGCCGGCAATAATCTGGGAAGATTTTTCAAAGAAAATCTACGAGCCGAAGATTTGGTACCGCAGCCATGGCTATGGTGATATAACGAGGATGTTCTGCTTTAACGAGCGGGGCAGCGTCGTCACCGAAAACACCTGCGGGGTGCTGACTGTCAACGGTCACGCCTTCCGGGACGAGAGCAAAAAGACCCAGAACTCGAATTTTGCCCTGCTATCCACTATCAGGTTCACAAGTCCTTTCCGCGAGCCTATTTCCTACGCAAGGCACGTTGCAAGCCTGGCCAACCTCATAAGCGGTGGCACGGTGCTGGTTCAGCGGCTCGGCGACCTTGAACTCGGGCGCCGTACGGACGAGAAGCGCCTGCGCCAAAGCACGACGAGGCCGACTCTCGACGCTGTTGCTGGCGACCTGAGCCTGTGCATGCCGAAGCGTCAGCTTGACAATATCATTGAGACACTCCATGCGCTTGATAAGGTAGCGCCCGGCACAGCAAACAGTGACACGCTGCTTTACGGCGTTGAGTGCAAGTATTATTCCGCCCGCCCAGAAAACAACGATTTCGAGCTTGCGGGCTGTGAAGGCATTTACGCAATCGGCGACGGCGCGGGCTTTACGCGCTCTCTGTCACAGGCGTCGGCAAACGGGCTTTATGTGGCGGATAAAATCTCAAAATAG
- a CDS encoding hypothetical protein (High confidence in function and specificity), giving the protein MKNIFLCGFMGCGKSTVGAELSSLLSMKFIDMDKYIEQKVGKTIPEIFEKYGEKRFREYEQAAAAELASKSGLVVATGGGAVLSDKNTAAFKSGGIIVFIDVPLEVIAKRLEGDTSRPLLQREDKFAALRELYEKRMPFYRKAADLIVSNNDNAPAVTVAQKIASSPKIKKLLG; this is encoded by the coding sequence ATGAAGAATATATTTTTATGCGGCTTTATGGGCTGCGGAAAATCAACAGTCGGGGCTGAGCTTTCCTCGCTGCTTTCGATGAAATTCATTGATATGGATAAATACATAGAGCAGAAAGTGGGAAAAACCATTCCCGAAATCTTTGAAAAATACGGCGAAAAGAGATTCAGGGAATATGAGCAGGCCGCCGCGGCAGAACTGGCTTCAAAGTCGGGCCTTGTGGTTGCCACGGGCGGCGGGGCAGTGCTTTCGGATAAAAACACCGCGGCGTTTAAATCGGGCGGTATTATTGTCTTTATTGACGTGCCGCTTGAAGTCATCGCAAAGCGGCTTGAGGGTGACACATCCCGCCCTCTGCTGCAAAGGGAAGACAAGTTCGCCGCCCTGCGGGAGCTTTATGAAAAGCGTATGCCGTTTTACCGCAAAGCCGCAGATTTAATTGTTTCAAACAATGACAACGCCCCCGCGGTTACGGTCGCGCAGAAAATCGCATCATCACCAAAGATAAAAAAATTGCTCGGTTAA